The DNA region TTTATTGCAACTGCAACTGCCAGACGGCCACCTGCTTGCTTTCACATACCTGCTGATGTTGACCATACAACTAATGCGCAATAGGGTTGCTGTCTTTCCCGAGAGGGCGAATCGGGCTCGCCCTACACAACTGGCGGCGGCGCATCTAGTTCCGCGCGAGCAATCAATGAACAGCCCCAAACAACCCGAGCTCACGTCCACGGTGGACATGATGGGCACGCCTCTGGATCGCGCCGGCGGCATAGACACAGTCAGCAGCCTCTTGACCAACATATCAACAAGCCTTTACGACTGCACGAGTGGACCAGCTACAATCGGACGTGGACCTCCAGGGAGCTGCGACAGGAGAGGATAGAGTTCTTCGATACTCGGGTGGCTGGGCGACAGGAAATCTGGCAAACACTACACGCTGTGTTGGAGGTTTTGTGGGCATCCGCAGAGGCTGTGCGCAATGGGCAGGTTGGGAGGAGAAGTGAAGATGATGGGCCTAGCGAAGAGGACCCGGCGATAGCACTGGCGACAGCCCAGAGCATTCTCGATGCTGCCGATATCACACTGCCGACAGGAGACTTGTACAATGGGGCCTACGATGCGTTTGGAAACTACTACCAACTACCACATCACATCGTGGCGGATCCAACGAATTTGGAATGGCGGCCAGGCTGGGAACATGAGGATTTGGATGACACCAAGGCAGACTTGACCGCCGGGGAGGAGACCACCGAGGAACGGGACGATCTCGAAGACGAGGCCGAGAGGAGGCGTGAGGAAAAGGGcaagggggtggttgatgttaAGGATCTCATCGCCATCAGAGCCAGGCTGAGTGATGGATCGAAAGATGTCAACGTCTCAGTTGGCAAGGGAGACTCTGTAAGAAGTCTGGCTAGACAGATCGCAGAGGATGCAAATGTGAGCCAACATCTTTTACCCCGGATTTAACCCACCAGACTCCCGCATACTAACAACAAACAGCTACCTCCCAGCAAGAAGATTCGCATTGCCTACATGGGCAGGGTTCTGAAGGAGAGTACGCCTCTGCTCGAGCAGGGCTACAAGCAGGGTCATGTTGTCAATGCTTTAGTGTTCAACCGGTAGGACCGCTGTTCACCGGCGGACGACCAGACACCCCATCATTTGTTTTCCTCAGGCTCAGAGGTCACCTTACCTGTTCCGTTTACCGCTAATAGTCGGTACACTGAACCACTGCCGATCTCTGATTCGTCGCTCCGTCCAAACTGGAATAATCGGAGACGCACACGCACATCTTCGGCCATTCGTGCTTTGCGTGACCGCCTCCAGCGGTTCCAGGAGCGCCGCCAGGAACGTCTTGCCCGTTTGACCGAGGATATTCTGGATGACAGCCGGGCACCTCTGCTGTATACTGACGCGTCTGCATCTGGTAGAGTCGAGGTGTGGAATCCGTATGCTGGGCTGCTTCCTTATCACGTTGTGCTCTGCCCGACGTGATTTTGATGGGGAACCAAACCATTGGCGCCGACATTTCAACCTGTTTCAAGTCGCTGTAACATTAACGCTCCCATTTTCACCCTAATTCCGACGACTACACGCAAACCGACACTCGATCACAGAACGTTTCAGCCCGCACCCACGCACCATTACAGCACCATTGACAACCACACCACTGGCCGTCTTGTCACTAGTCTTTTACCCTCCGAAGTTGAAG from Podospora pseudopauciseta strain CBS 411.78 chromosome 6, whole genome shotgun sequence includes:
- a CDS encoding hypothetical protein (COG:S; EggNog:ENOG503P6E4), with the translated sequence MGCCLSREGESGSPYTTGGGASSSARAINEQPQTTRAHVHGGHDGHASGSRRRHRHSQQPLDQHINKPLRLHEWTSYNRTWTSRELRQERIEFFDTRVAGRQEIWQTLHAVLEVLWASAEAVRNGQVGRRSEDDGPSEEDPAIALATAQSILDAADITLPTGDLYNGAYDAFGNYYQLPHHIVADPTNLEWRPGWEHEDLDDTKADLTAGEETTEERDDLEDEAERRREEKGKGVVDVKDLIAIRARLSDGSKDVNVSVGKGDSVRSLARQIAEDANLPPSKKIRIAYMGRVLKESTPLLEQGYKQGHVVNALVFNR